A segment of the Vibrio aquimaris genome:
TGCTCTGTCATGGTTCGTAAACCAACATACTCTCTACTCAGTTCTTGCACAAAGTGATCATCAATCTGCTGATCCACTTGTAAGGTCTAAATTAGCCTATGATACCTTTAACCTAATTTCTGCGTTGGCTGCAATTACTGTTGACTCAGCATCCGTTGGTAAGACGGCACTGGATATTTCTGCTCGAGTGACTAAAGCATTGGGTAGCGATGCACTGGCTGCCAAAGTATTGCCGAAAATTAGCACTGGTCAGTTGAGGCTAGGAACGTTTCTGGCTGCGAAGCTTACTGCAAGCCTAATTATTGGAGCTAATTTAGCCATGGCCGTTATATCAGGGTTAGATAGCCGAAATGATTGGCAGAAAGGTAATATTGGGGGAGCTATTGGTAACGCGGCTTTTTCTGCTTCAGCGGTATCATTTGGTGTTGGGGCGGCTGGCTCTATCTTGGGTATATCAACAACTGGGATAGCCATATGTACTGGTATTGGCTTTGCCCTCCTAGCATTGGGTGGCCTAATTACATGGTTTTACAGTCGAAGTCAGATTGAAAATTTACTTGCGAGCTGTTTTTGGGGTAAAGATGAATTGTACTCATTTTGGTATTTTGAAAAAGGAGGTAGTTTGGATATTGCTACAAGAATTAATGTAGCCAGTACTATTTCTAAGCGGAAAGACATCCAAACTGCTTTTGCTATAGAGGTTCAGGAATTTGCGAACCTTTTACTACATCCTTCGGTTGAAGTTCAGAAGGAAGGTGATTTTCTTAGTCCGAACCAAAACGCTGTATACCAATTCAAGCTACCAGCTTATGTAGATAGGGTATCTGAAGTTTTTGGTTCTATACAGAAGCTAAAAGTAGATATTAGACAGCCTATTCAGAGTATGGGTCAAGTAGAGTTGGATGAAAACGCAACTCAAGCTTTCTCAAATGCCCTAAGTCTGGCACTAAAAGATCCTAGTAAACATAAACTTGAAGATGGTATGTTACATTTGACTGTAGAAGTTGAGCAACCTAAAGACTCATATTTGTATTGGTATTACCAACCAGAACCAAGTGTTATGGTTCCAAAGCGCATGCTCACCTACGATGGTCTTGCCAAGCAAGCATTTATTGGAATGAAAGACGATAAATTCCTATAGGAAAAAGAGACAATGAGACGTGGAAAATTTAAACCATTTTGGAAGTTAGAGCATGCTCGGCCATTTAATGAGTTGCGCACTTGGTTTAGTGAAAAAGTCACACTTGACGCTTATCAAGACCCTCTTAATTCCATTATGTACGTTGATGATAATTTTTTATCTATAAGCACGCCATATAATAACTTTCGATTAGCTTTTTTTATTCCTTGGGTCGTAGCATTCTGGATTTTGTTATTTTTGATGGTTAGTGACTTTGGCCCTAATACAGGTGAAATATCATCTGCCAATGCTATGGTTCAAGCTAAACGAGAGTTAGATATTAGAGGCGAGTCGTACGATCCAAGGGACTATGTTTACTATGAAATGCTTGTGGGTGATGATGGTAAAAGCTCTTTGGGTGAATACCTAAATGCCGTAAGCAAATACGGTGGAAAGCTTTATATCAAGAGGGTTTATACAGACATTGTCATTATATGCGTTCTTTTTGTTATATCGCTGACGAGTACTTTGGCTCTACTTCGGTTCCCTCGTATGGCCGATATCTATTTTGACCGCCGTAGAAGAATTGTTTACACGTGGCGTTTGGGTAAGGTGGCTGCCTGTCACTTTGATAACCTTGGTTTTCGTGAAACCGCGAATGGTCTTAATTTGTTACTCATGAGTGAAAACAAAAAGCGCCAATACTGGCCAGCGAACTTTACTGTTCAACCAACTGGCAGGCCACACTTAAACACTGAGAATGATAACACCGAGTTTATCGCACAAGTTTTTGCTTTTATGGATAAAGGAAAAAAGGCGGTTATTACAGGGGAGCGATTTGAGCGCGCTTACCCTAAATCCTACTTATTTGTTGATAAAAAACCAGACAACTTTGACTATAGAGTAGAAGAAATTCTAAAAAGAGATAGTGAGCTACCAGCTCTCTATGCTAAGCATTTGTTTTAGTTTTTTAACATGTACTCAAAAACTAAGCGTAACACTAACAGAGATAAAATTGGCATTAATAAAACTAGTCGTTGTAAAAAGTGAAATGTCAGAATCAGAACTTCTATATCTGACCTATAAGCAACTTTGCCATTTCAATCAACTTAAAACCTGCTCCACCTCTACAGAAACAGAGGTAACCGTATGCGCAATGGGCTCCTCGATTGTTACTGTATTATCGGAAAATAGTACAACGTTTTGCCCTGAACCATAAGAGCTATTGAAGACAATACCATCATACGACTGGGTTCCTTGGTAGGAGCTAATAGTCCTAAGATACTCACAAATAAACTGTGTTGGAAGGTAATCCAATTGTGATTTCTCTGGGAGTACTGGTTTTGATAGTTCTTCAGAAAACTGTTGTAAAAGGTTTAAACATTTTAGTGTCAGTTCAATTTCTTCTTCTTGAAATTTCAAAAGGGCAACTTTCTGTTTTGGGGCAGTCAAATCTACTAGCTTCAAATCCTTTTCAGCTATAACTCTCGATACGAAAACTTTCGCGCCATTGTTTGGCCTTACTTCTTGGCAACAAGTATCAAAGTCTTCGGCAACATACAGGTATGGAATACCGACAGGATTAGCCCTTCCTGCTGAAGCTATTTCGGCTGGGGGGCTTCCCATTTCATGAGCTCCCAGAGCACTCTCAGAAACTCTTGCTCTATAAAATATAGAACCGTTGTCTCGAGGACGACTCAAAGCGTCAACCGTTTGAAGAAAAACAGTAGCTTCTTTTGTTATTGCTTCTTCATTGTTGATCTCGTTGATGAAAATTTTTCCGTAAAGAGAGTTATTCGGGAAAAAACGATTTTCTCTAATCAAGTGATTTTTAAAAGCATTCCACGCATCTTGGTACTCGACAATTCCTTCATTAAGAGAAAACCTTCTTTCGTTAAATACATCTCCCATTATTTGCGAAATTAGTTCATAAGGGCGCCGAACAGTTTCTGATACTATTTTCAATTCATCAACATAGACGTCTTGAATTTCGTTTCCAAGAGCATCTTCAACTATGCAACCAAGAACTAGCTCAAAAAGATCTGTCAACTTATAAGGATCAACACACAAAACCTCATCTGAATCGCAAAAAGAGCAACGAGTAATATTACCTTCCCTTTGTATTAGCTCGATTATGGCTCTATCTGTAAAACAGTTTAAGCAACACTGAGCCATTTATTCACCCTGTAGATAGTTGCATACTGTTTCAATGTGATGTTCCATCGAAAGTTTTTTAACCTGACCTAGCCCAGGAAAGTGTCCGCTGCTATGTAGCTTACGGAACTCATCTAATGCTCTTGATTGATAAAAAATGCTTGGCTCTTCATCTGCTTCAGTTATGAATTTAGCTAATGCTTCTGCAAACTTCCCAGCAGGGTCAGTTGGTGTTCCATCATCTGTAGACGAATAATGGCGGATAAACATTTCATCAAACATTTCTTCATTAACATACGATGCGTGGATAGTTACCACATAGGCAGGACCACCAGATTCACTATATTCACTTCCTATTATTGTGTAATCACCAAAGCCAATAACGTTTTTCTGAGACGAATACGTTGCGTGCAGGTGTGAAAATGAGGATTCTTTAAAGTAATCCGCATTTCTTTTCTGTTTGCGAAAGAAATCACCGATGAGGACCACATTGTTGAGCTTATTTATGGCGAGCGGTGGAAGGTCATGGTCAACCACGACCCACTCCGCATCTTGAGCGAGTTCTATACCCTCCTGATCAACCCCTTCCGTAATGAGTATTGCGAAAGGCTGTTGTAACTGATTTATACTCTCACGTGCCGAAATTGATTCTCCACCTCGTAAAACCACGCAGGGTAAGTAGTTAAGTTCGTTACTTTCCAACTCGTCTAGTAAAGATTCACGATTAGGATAGAATTCACCGACCTGAGGGTTTATTACAATAAGTGGGGAGAAGTCTTTCTCATTGAGGTGTTTAACAGTCCTTATCAGAGGGGATAAGTTGCGTCTTACTGGCTCGATTATCGGCTTAAAATAATCCTTTGAAATGAACTCTGATAACTCTCTAAGAGCTATAAGTTCAAACTGCTTTCCTCTGAGGTATGGGAAATACATTTACTCTCCTTACAAGCCCCAAATATGCCCTTTAGAGCCTCAATTTGGAGATTGGAAAACTGGTAGCTAATCGCTGCATTGATCAAGGAACTAGGTAACGCATTCAATAATTTGCCATCATTAAAACGCTTTTCCTTTAGAACTTCAATGAAACTTGTTGCAATTTGCTCTGGTTCTACAGTTTTGAGAGCTGACTTACAAAAGCTAACTAGTTTGCTATTGGGAACCGAGGGTATTTCACCCGTATTTCGTCGAGCTAGCTCTATATACTCTTCTTTCCGCAATGACTTGATCAACACATCAATATCTATAGGGTCAACACGAGGTGTTGCTGCACGCCGTTCGCTAAAATAGTTCTTCGGAGTGAGTTCCAAAACACCAACTCTTTTATCAGTATTTTTCAAGACATTTTCGAGATTTTTTGGAGAACACACCACATAAACTTCATCAAACAACTTGAGATAATCATTCAATTGCTCTTCTAAACGATTGAGAGTGTCATATTCTGATTTAATTTCATAACATGTAGACTTGCCATTTAGGATGACACAATCTGCTTTACTTTTGCCCACTCTAAACTCAGATAGCATTGTTGCAGTATTTAAGGAATGGCGCCCTAGTAACCTTCGATGAGCTATCGTATTCTTGAAATAGTATTCCGAACGATACTCTTGGCTTAACCGCTTATATGTGTGCTCATAAACGTCACATACAGCAACTTTACCAATCTCTTGATTCAAAAACTCTTCGGCCACTTTCTCTACATAGGAATAGTCACCGTCAGCCAATGCTGCCAGTTTATTGCTATTGAATAATTTTGATGCTTCTCTCGCTGTAATTGTCATAAAGTAAAACTAGGTCTCATGGAGATGCGGAACTATACCTGTTACATGTGATGATAAACAATAGCCCACATGATATCTTTTAAGTATTTCTGAATACTCAATATTACGCACACTTAATATAAAGCATAGATGTATATATAGTGTCCTGCTCACTGTTACTGCATAAGAGATGGGCAGATATCTTACTTGTTTTATTCTCCGTGACTAACGAGGACATATACTACATCACATTTCCAAGGTATTAAGCACTGTTCACAAAGGGTCAGGAGGCGAAGCTAACGCTTCTTCTCCGGATGTGTGTTTAACGACAGTCGGCCCTGCGGTTGTGCGTATTCCCTACGGTAACAACGCAAAGTCCGCCGACCTTGCCGAGGGCACGGCGACAGTCTGCGCCGATGGTGGCAATAGCATTGCCATCAAAGGCAGTAAATTTGCCAAAAGTACTGGCGATGCTGATGGTGACCAAAAGGGCATCTCTTCTGGGACGATTGAAGACGAAGCCGAGTTTATTACCGCGTCAGCCAATGTGTTTATCGAGGGTAAAGGGGTGGCGCGCCTAAGCGATCAAATGACCATGAATAAGGGCAACACCATTTGTGACGGTGTGCAAAACCCAAGTGTAACGGTAGCCCCTGAGCTTGATATTCCCTCAACGTGCGAGATATGTGTGCGTTATCCCAACGGCAAGCGTCTGACCAATGCCCCTTACGCATTAACCGATGAAGGGATTACGCCACTTGGCGCTGGCGCGTTAGATGGCTCAGGTAAGTCCTTTGTTGCTGGT
Coding sequences within it:
- a CDS encoding sce7726 family protein; amino-acid sequence: MTITAREASKLFNSNKLAALADGDYSYVEKVAEEFLNQEIGKVAVCDVYEHTYKRLSQEYRSEYYFKNTIAHRRLLGRHSLNTATMLSEFRVGKSKADCVILNGKSTCYEIKSEYDTLNRLEEQLNDYLKLFDEVYVVCSPKNLENVLKNTDKRVGVLELTPKNYFSERRAATPRVDPIDIDVLIKSLRKEEYIELARRNTGEIPSVPNSKLVSFCKSALKTVEPEQIATSFIEVLKEKRFNDGKLLNALPSSLINAAISYQFSNLQIEALKGIFGACKESKCISHTSEESSLNL
- a CDS encoding sce7725 family protein, with amino-acid sequence MYFPYLRGKQFELIALRELSEFISKDYFKPIIEPVRRNLSPLIRTVKHLNEKDFSPLIVINPQVGEFYPNRESLLDELESNELNYLPCVVLRGGESISARESINQLQQPFAILITEGVDQEGIELAQDAEWVVVDHDLPPLAINKLNNVVLIGDFFRKQKRNADYFKESSFSHLHATYSSQKNVIGFGDYTIIGSEYSESGGPAYVVTIHASYVNEEMFDEMFIRHYSSTDDGTPTDPAGKFAEALAKFITEADEEPSIFYQSRALDEFRKLHSSGHFPGLGQVKKLSMEHHIETVCNYLQGE
- a CDS encoding RES family NAD+ phosphorylase produces the protein MAQCCLNCFTDRAIIELIQREGNITRCSFCDSDEVLCVDPYKLTDLFELVLGCIVEDALGNEIQDVYVDELKIVSETVRRPYELISQIMGDVFNERRFSLNEGIVEYQDAWNAFKNHLIRENRFFPNNSLYGKIFINEINNEEAITKEATVFLQTVDALSRPRDNGSIFYRARVSESALGAHEMGSPPAEIASAGRANPVGIPYLYVAEDFDTCCQEVRPNNGAKVFVSRVIAEKDLKLVDLTAPKQKVALLKFQEEEIELTLKCLNLLQQFSEELSKPVLPEKSQLDYLPTQFICEYLRTISSYQGTQSYDGIVFNSSYGSGQNVVLFSDNTVTIEEPIAHTVTSVSVEVEQVLS